The Cytophagia bacterium CHB2 genome window below encodes:
- a CDS encoding radical SAM protein: MAIVPSEFVQPQAFVPKVPLYELDALWFQVSGTICNLWCTHCFISCSPKNHAFGFMSHALVRRYLEESIRYGVKEYYFTGGEPFMNRDMIAILQDTLALGPASVLSNGLLISPQLAQTLWGLSHQSSYTLELRISLDGFDAATNDPIRGKGTFLRAMNGIKHLVQAGFLPIITCMQSWPEHEHERVLSGFQEALKKIGYTRPRLKIMPQLRIGREAERERRYTPAEWVTPEMMEGYDKRLLLCSNSRVATDRGVYVCPILIEKPDANLGESLAEAFHPYPLRHQACYTCYLSGAICSNFSVGRDT; this comes from the coding sequence ATGGCGATTGTTCCGTCCGAATTTGTTCAACCGCAGGCATTTGTGCCGAAAGTGCCGCTGTATGAATTGGACGCATTGTGGTTCCAGGTCAGTGGCACGATATGCAATTTATGGTGTACACATTGCTTCATCAGTTGCAGCCCGAAAAACCATGCATTTGGATTTATGTCGCACGCTCTGGTTCGCCGGTATCTCGAAGAATCCATACGATACGGCGTGAAAGAGTATTATTTTACCGGCGGCGAACCGTTCATGAATCGTGACATGATCGCGATTCTGCAAGATACTCTTGCCCTGGGCCCGGCGAGCGTGCTTTCCAATGGCCTGTTGATCTCTCCCCAACTTGCCCAAACGCTGTGGGGCTTATCTCATCAAAGTTCCTACACTCTTGAACTTCGCATCAGCCTGGATGGCTTTGATGCCGCAACAAACGATCCGATTCGAGGCAAAGGCACATTCCTGCGCGCCATGAATGGTATAAAACACCTCGTGCAAGCCGGATTTCTTCCCATCATCACCTGCATGCAAAGCTGGCCTGAGCACGAACATGAACGTGTGCTTAGCGGCTTTCAAGAAGCCCTAAAAAAAATCGGATATACGCGTCCGCGTCTCAAGATCATGCCGCAATTGCGCATTGGCCGCGAAGCCGAACGGGAACGCCGCTATACGCCGGCGGAATGGGTGACGCCGGAAATGATGGAAGGTTATGATAAACGGCTATTGCTTTGCAGCAACAGCCGCGTGGCGACAGATCGCGGCGTTTATGTTTGCCCGATCCTGATCGAGAAGCCCGATGCCAACCTAGGAGAGTCGCTCGCAGAGGCTTTTCATCCGTATCCGTTGCGCCACCAGGCTTGTTATACGTGTTATCTCAGCGGCGCCATTTGCAGCAATTTTTCCGTGGGGCGGGATACGTGA
- a CDS encoding metallophosphoesterase family protein — MNLGVTNYSRIIVFGGVYNNYLALAALLRETNGIKHDAIFCLGDLGAFGPHPNRVYPLLVEGRVQVVQGNYDNSIGNDLNDCQCGYTDPRDNYFAQISYDYTLANTSQEFKSFQRALPPVIRFESFGNRVLLCHGSPRKTNEFLWESATPTHFLQKLFVDYDADVILATHTGIKWQRCTPEGKLFANVGVIGRPENDGHTNVWYTVVEFTPELKVEYRPLAYDHQRLAAEMREEKLPQEFIETVLSGWWTTCLEILPGKERKRGKY, encoded by the coding sequence ATGAATCTCGGCGTAACCAACTATAGCCGTATTATTGTTTTTGGGGGCGTTTACAATAATTATCTGGCGCTTGCAGCTTTGTTACGTGAAACAAATGGCATCAAACATGACGCCATTTTTTGTTTGGGGGATCTCGGCGCGTTTGGACCGCATCCGAATCGCGTGTATCCGCTCTTGGTCGAAGGCCGCGTACAAGTGGTGCAGGGCAATTATGACAACAGTATCGGCAATGATTTGAATGATTGCCAATGCGGGTATACCGATCCGCGCGACAATTACTTTGCTCAAATCAGTTATGATTATACCCTGGCCAACACCTCGCAGGAGTTCAAATCGTTTCAACGCGCGTTGCCGCCGGTTATTCGATTTGAATCTTTTGGCAACCGCGTTTTGCTCTGCCACGGTTCGCCGCGCAAAACCAACGAATTTTTGTGGGAGTCTGCCACGCCCACGCATTTTTTGCAAAAGCTTTTTGTGGATTACGATGCCGACGTAATTCTTGCCACGCATACCGGCATCAAATGGCAGCGTTGCACGCCCGAGGGAAAACTCTTCGCGAATGTTGGCGTTATTGGCCGACCCGAGAATGATGGCCACACCAACGTTTGGTACACTGTGGTTGAATTTACGCCGGAATTGAAAGTTGAATATCGCCCGCTCGCGTATGATCATCAACGCCTGGCCGCTGAGATGAGGGAAGAAAAGCTTCCGCAAGAATTCATCGAAACCGTCTTGAGTGGCTGGTGGACGACGTGCCTCGAAATTCTTCCGGGCAAAGAACGTAAACGAGGAAAATATTAG
- a CDS encoding 4-carboxymuconolactone decarboxylase, with protein sequence MPSYYLSEDLARFGEVGGPQPKLFKMWLDWYNECHQDGALDKKTKALIALSVAHVLQCPYCIDAWTTGSQKEGATPEQMAEAVHVGASLRAGTSLVHHIQSLNVQARDE encoded by the coding sequence ATGCCCAGTTATTATTTGAGCGAAGATTTGGCGCGTTTCGGTGAAGTTGGCGGCCCGCAGCCCAAATTGTTTAAAATGTGGTTGGACTGGTATAACGAGTGCCATCAAGACGGCGCGCTGGATAAGAAGACCAAGGCCTTGATCGCCTTGTCGGTTGCACACGTCTTGCAATGTCCCTATTGCATTGATGCCTGGACCACAGGCTCGCAAAAAGAAGGCGCAACACCTGAGCAAATGGCGGAAGCAGTTCATGTCGGCGCTTCGCTGCGTGCGGGTACTTCGTTGGTGCATCATATTCAATCGTTGAATGTGCAGGCCCGAGACGAGTAA
- a CDS encoding glycerol-3-phosphate dehydrogenase/oxidase — MKRQEMLKRVQSSSTRWDMIIIGGGATGLGAAVEAAARGYKTLLLEQGDFAQGTSSRSTKLIHGGVRYLKQGNITLVLEALRERGLLIQNAPHLVHHLAFVVPLYDWWEGPFYGIGLKLYDILAGKLGLGPSQILSREETLQRLPTLEPEGLKGGVIYYDGQFDDARLAICLAQTAVDLGATAMNYMKVLSLLKEGDLVTGVRAENILTGDIFELQSRVVINATGVFCDVIRRMDDDDAAAIIAPSQGIHLVLDKSFLAGEHAIMVPHTDDGRVLFAIPWHDRTLVGTTDTPVDEIQEEPKPLAEEIEFLLKHAARYLTKDPTSQDVLSVFAGLRPLVKANHSESTSALSRDHTLMISSSGLLTITGGKWTTYRRMAEDTVNQAAVLADLPEKPSMTEHLRLHGWQPAEESVAPWHVYGADAAALERLLQERSTFRARLHPNLPYSAGEIIWAVRHEMACTLEDVLSRRTRALLLDAKASLAIAPQVAKLMASELGYDEAWENQQLAHFGALAKTYLIS; from the coding sequence ATGAAGCGTCAAGAAATGCTCAAGAGGGTGCAATCCTCTTCGACCCGGTGGGATATGATCATCATTGGCGGCGGGGCAACGGGCTTGGGCGCCGCAGTGGAAGCAGCAGCGCGCGGCTATAAAACGCTTTTGCTCGAACAAGGCGATTTCGCGCAAGGCACCTCGAGTCGCAGCACAAAACTGATTCACGGCGGCGTGCGTTATCTTAAGCAGGGTAACATCACACTCGTGCTCGAAGCGCTGCGCGAGCGCGGGCTGTTGATCCAGAATGCCCCGCATCTTGTGCATCATCTCGCCTTTGTGGTGCCGTTGTATGATTGGTGGGAAGGCCCGTTTTACGGCATCGGTTTGAAGCTTTACGACATACTCGCCGGCAAATTGGGATTAGGGCCCTCGCAAATTCTTTCACGCGAAGAAACGCTGCAACGCCTGCCGACGCTCGAACCGGAGGGTCTCAAAGGCGGCGTCATTTATTATGACGGCCAGTTCGATGACGCCCGGTTGGCCATTTGCCTGGCGCAGACCGCAGTCGATCTTGGCGCGACGGCGATGAATTACATGAAAGTTCTTTCGTTGCTCAAAGAAGGTGATTTGGTGACAGGCGTGCGCGCCGAGAATATTCTGACAGGAGATATATTCGAGTTGCAGAGCCGTGTCGTAATCAATGCCACGGGCGTATTCTGCGACGTGATCCGGCGCATGGATGATGACGACGCAGCCGCGATCATAGCGCCAAGTCAGGGTATTCATCTCGTATTGGATAAATCTTTTTTGGCGGGAGAGCATGCGATCATGGTGCCGCACACGGACGATGGCCGCGTGCTCTTTGCCATTCCCTGGCACGATCGTACACTCGTCGGCACCACGGATACGCCGGTTGATGAGATTCAGGAAGAGCCAAAACCTCTCGCCGAGGAGATTGAATTTCTACTCAAGCATGCGGCGCGCTATCTCACCAAGGATCCAACATCGCAAGACGTTTTGAGCGTTTTTGCCGGATTGCGGCCGCTGGTCAAAGCAAATCACAGCGAATCAACCTCGGCGCTGTCGCGCGATCATACGCTGATGATTTCATCTTCCGGTTTGCTCACCATCACCGGCGGGAAATGGACAACGTATCGCAGAATGGCGGAAGACACGGTGAATCAAGCAGCGGTTTTGGCGGATTTGCCGGAAAAACCCTCGATGACGGAACATCTGCGTTTGCACGGTTGGCAACCGGCTGAAGAAAGCGTCGCGCCGTGGCATGTTTATGGCGCTGACGCGGCGGCTTTAGAACGATTGCTGCAGGAACGATCGACTTTCCGTGCGCGTCTTCATCCGAACTTGCCGTATTCTGCCGGCGAAATCATCTGGGCCGTGCGTCATGAGATGGCTTGCACGCTTGAAGACGTGTTGTCACGGCGTACGCGTGCATTGCTTCTGGATGCCAAAGCCAGCCTCGCCATTGCACCGCAAGTTGCCAAGTTGATGGCAAGTGAGCTGGGCTATGATGAAGCTTGGGAAAATCAGCAACTGGCGCATTTTGGCGCTTTGGCAAAAACCTACCTCATTTCATAA